A genomic region of Bubalus kerabau isolate K-KA32 ecotype Philippines breed swamp buffalo chromosome 10, PCC_UOA_SB_1v2, whole genome shotgun sequence contains the following coding sequences:
- the LOC129620481 gene encoding olfactory receptor 10G2: MGKTRNTSLDTVVTDFILLGLSHPPRLRTLLFLLFFIIYILTQLGNLLILLTVWADPKLHTRPMYILLGVLSFLDMWLSSVIVPRIILNFTPASKRIPFGGCVAQLYFFHFLGSTQCFLYTLMAYDRYLAICQPLRYPTLMNGRLCTILVAGAWMAGSVHGSIQATLTFRLPYCGPNQVDYFICDIPAVLRLACADTTVNELVTFVDIGVVATSCFMLILLSYANIVHAILQIHTADGRRRAFSTCGSHLTVVTVYYVPCIFIYLRAGSKSPLDGAVAVFYTVVTPLLNPLIYTLRNQEVKSALKRLASGRGAGSENK; this comes from the coding sequence ATGGGAAAGACCAGAAACACATCCCTGGACACTGTGGTGACAGATTTCATTCTCCTGGGCTTATCTCACCCCCCGAGGCTGAGGACTctcctcttcttgctcttcttcatCATTTACATCCTGACTCAGCTGGGCAACCTCCTCATTTTGCTCACTGTGTGGGCTGACCCAAAGCTCCACACTCGCCCCATGTACATTCTCCTGGGCGTGCTCTCATTCCTGGACATGTGGCTCTCCTCCGTCATCGTTCCTCGGATTATTCTAAACTTTACTCCCGCCAGCAAGAGAATCCCGTTTGGCGGCTGTGTGGCTCAactgtatttctttcatttcctggGCAGCACTCAGTGCTTCCTCTACACCTTGATGGCCTATGACAGGTACCTGGCAATATGCCAGCCCCTGCGCTACCCCACGCTCATGAATGGGAGGTTATGCACCATCCTTGTGGCTGGAGCTTGGATGGCTGGCTCCGTTCATGGGTCCATCCAGGCCACCCTGACATTCCGCCTGCCCTACTGTGGGCCCAACCAGGTGGATTACTTTATCTGTGACATCCCTGCAGTATTGAGACTGGCCTGTGCAGACACGACTGTCAATGAGCTTGTGACTTTTGTGGACATTGGGGTAGTGGCCACCAGTTGCTTCATGCTAATTCTGCTCTCCTATGCCAACATAGTCCACGCCATCCTGCAGATTCACACTGCTGATGGGCGGCGCcgagccttctccacctgtggctcCCACCTAACCGTGGTCACAGTCTACTATGTCCCCTGTATTTTCATCTACCTTCGGGCTGGCTCCAAGAGTCCCCTGGATGGGGCAGTGGCTGTGTTTTACACTGTTGTCACTCCATTATTGAACCCCCTCATCTACACACTGAGGAACCAGGAAGTGAAGTCGGCTCTGAAGAGACTAGCCTCAGGTAGAGGGGCTGGGAGTGAAAATAAGTAA
- the LOC129620482 gene encoding olfactory receptor 10G2-like, with amino-acid sequence MGKTRNTSLDTVVTDFILLGLSHPPRLRTLLFLLFFIIYILTQLGNLLILLTVWADPKLHTRPMYILLGVLSFLDMWLSSVIVPRIILNFTPASKRIPFGGCVAQLYFFHFLGSTQCFLYTLMAYDRYLAICQPLRYPTLMNGRLCTILVAGAWMAGSVHGSIQATLTFRLPYCGPNQVDYFFCDIPAVLRLACADTTVNELVTFVDIGVVATSCFMLILLSYANIVHAILQIHTADGRRRAFSTCGSHLTVVTVYYVPCIFIYLRAGSKSPLDGAVAVFYTVVTPLLNPLIYTLRNQEVKSALKRLASGRGAGSENK; translated from the coding sequence ATGGGAAAGACCAGAAACACATCCCTGGACACTGTGGTGACAGATTTCATTCTCCTGGGCTTATCTCACCCCCCGAGGCTGAGGACTctcctcttcttgctcttcttcatCATTTACATCCTGACTCAGCTGGGCAACCTCCTCATTTTGCTCACTGTGTGGGCTGACCCAAAGCTCCACACTCGCCCCATGTACATTCTCCTGGGCGTGCTCTCATTCCTGGACATGTGGCTCTCCTCCGTCATCGTTCCTCGGATTATTCTAAACTTTACTCCCGCCAGCAAGAGAATCCCGTTTGGCGGCTGTGTGGCTCAactgtatttctttcatttcctggGCAGCACTCAGTGCTTCCTCTACACCTTGATGGCCTATGACAGGTACCTGGCAATATGCCAGCCCCTGCGCTACCCCACGCTCATGAATGGGAGGTTATGCACCATCCTTGTGGCTGGAGCTTGGATGGCTGGCTCCGTTCATGGGTCCATCCAGGCCACCCTGACATTCCGCCTGCCCTACTGTGGGCCCAACCAGGTGGATTATTTTTTCTGTGACATCCCTGCAGTATTGAGACTGGCCTGTGCAGACACGACTGTCAATGAGCTTGTGACTTTTGTGGACATTGGGGTAGTGGCCACCAGTTGCTTCATGCTAATTCTGCTCTCCTATGCCAACATAGTCCACGCCATCCTGCAGATTCACACTGCTGATGGGCGGCGCcgagccttctccacctgtggctcCCACCTAACCGTGGTCACAGTCTACTATGTCCCCTGTATTTTCATCTACCTTCGGGCTGGCTCCAAGAGTCCCCTGGATGGGGCAGTGGCTGTGTTTTACACTGTTGTCACTCCATTATTGAACCCCCTCATCTACACACTGAGGAACCAGGAAGTGAAGTCGGCTCTGAAGAGACTAGCCTCAGGTAGAGGGGCTGGGAGTGAAAATAAGTAA